A genome region from Rickettsiales endosymbiont of Stachyamoeba lipophora includes the following:
- a CDS encoding type IV secretion system protein, whose translation MKHWPIKNLILVLALSLFTVNFASASTLIEKAKDDSCIGGEGTSRWASLNGLGALLMWISNDFYMVGDKAETPESCSIPLKEGEGVKYCYEPSLFGVPIGTKKQCNSIAHNQDAMLGALPIRGQNIGDMMCIQALSIIGYVNIGCKYREPPKPTAINHTQNLKCYIAEACTTRILSESQSLIPITAPIVKCVEESIKAYFMGKEGCSDSLLQNFQDNLRRVVTLLLTIYVMFFGLKIALGKELPQKSEIFVFICKICAVIYFSVGIRVGDDLYHGVYDIYNFFMGIMQDLVMVSLEVGKSPTGLCLFDGNSDVAMWDSIDCRIAFYLGLNRPDTLGIGAAFIASFLLLGIFPIVGVLGGALGLAALALPFTFMFAFMVGLLVFALLVISVVVHVVHTYLVAMIIVTIAVFTAPLFVPMVLFQWSKRMFDAWLRAIFGYAFQPMILFLFLGFMFNIFDKIIYPECKFIPDPNIETVVSTMNEIGFQIPSGVKLWVLDKDSGDSTQNFTCRSSFGAFIQTIFTLGIVDFVHGQASLDIDFSRVITSGILVIIFAFIFYFFINLVGSIAADLSGAVGLSSMAVGGTFVLDKAIDTAVKATMAAINLAMTAASAATGGAAGAVGKVAMGAAKQVGSEVARATASHMKEAAGDGPTNRNNDSAGSNGRNGSNGSNGSNGNPPPTNTQSET comes from the coding sequence ATGAAACATTGGCCAATTAAAAATTTAATTTTAGTATTAGCATTGAGCTTGTTTACAGTAAACTTTGCTTCTGCCAGCACCCTTATTGAGAAGGCTAAAGATGATAGCTGCATTGGAGGTGAAGGTACCTCCAGATGGGCAAGCCTAAACGGTCTCGGTGCATTGCTGATGTGGATTTCTAATGATTTTTACATGGTAGGCGATAAAGCTGAAACTCCTGAAAGTTGCTCGATTCCTCTTAAAGAAGGGGAAGGCGTAAAATATTGCTACGAACCGAGTCTTTTTGGAGTTCCTATAGGCACTAAAAAACAATGTAATTCTATTGCGCACAACCAGGACGCTATGCTAGGCGCCCTACCTATTAGAGGTCAAAATATTGGCGATATGATGTGCATACAAGCGCTGTCTATTATAGGATATGTTAATATTGGCTGTAAATATCGTGAACCACCCAAACCAACAGCTATTAATCATACTCAAAATCTAAAATGTTATATTGCTGAAGCATGTACTACTAGAATACTTAGCGAATCACAATCTTTAATACCAATTACCGCACCCATTGTAAAATGCGTAGAAGAATCTATCAAAGCCTATTTCATGGGTAAGGAAGGATGTAGCGATTCTTTATTACAAAACTTCCAGGACAATTTAAGAAGGGTAGTAACCTTATTACTCACTATTTATGTGATGTTCTTCGGCCTTAAAATCGCTTTAGGAAAAGAGCTCCCTCAAAAATCAGAGATATTCGTATTTATTTGTAAAATATGTGCTGTAATTTATTTCTCTGTAGGGATCAGGGTAGGCGATGATCTATATCATGGGGTTTATGATATTTATAATTTCTTCATGGGTATCATGCAAGATTTAGTGATGGTAAGCCTTGAAGTAGGAAAATCTCCTACTGGCCTGTGTTTATTTGATGGTAATTCAGATGTAGCAATGTGGGATAGTATTGATTGTAGAATAGCATTCTATTTAGGCTTAAATCGACCAGATACCCTTGGAATTGGTGCCGCTTTCATAGCCTCATTTTTATTATTGGGCATTTTCCCTATTGTAGGTGTTTTAGGTGGAGCTTTAGGGTTAGCAGCACTAGCTCTGCCCTTTACTTTCATGTTCGCCTTTATGGTCGGATTGTTGGTGTTTGCTTTACTAGTTATCTCAGTGGTTGTGCATGTAGTTCATACTTACCTGGTGGCTATGATTATCGTAACTATTGCCGTATTTACAGCACCTTTATTTGTACCAATGGTGCTTTTCCAGTGGAGTAAGCGCATGTTTGATGCATGGCTTAGAGCGATTTTTGGATACGCCTTCCAGCCGATGATTTTATTTTTATTCTTAGGATTTATGTTTAACATTTTCGATAAGATTATTTATCCAGAATGTAAATTCATCCCTGATCCTAATATTGAGACAGTGGTTAGCACAATGAATGAGATAGGTTTTCAAATTCCGAGCGGAGTAAAATTATGGGTACTAGATAAAGATAGCGGCGATAGTACACAAAACTTTACGTGCCGGAGTAGCTTTGGTGCCTTCATCCAAACTATATTTACTCTTGGCATAGTTGATTTTGTACATGGACAAGCCAGCCTGGATATAGATTTTAGCAGAGTTATTACTAGTGGTATATTGGTGATCATTTTCGCCTTTATATTTTACTTCTTTATTAATTTAGTCGGTTCAATAGCAGCCGATCTTTCAGGAGCTGTAGGATTATCCAGCATGGCAGTAGGCGGAACTTTTGTTTTAGATAAAGCTATCGATACAGCCGTTAAAGCAACTATGGCAGCAATTAACCTCGCTATGACTGCAGCAAGCGCTGCTACCGGCGGAGCAGCAGGCGCTGTTGGAAAAGTAGCAATGGGAGCGGCCAAGCAGGTAGGAAGCGAAGTGGCACGCGCAACAGCAAGTCATATGAAAGAGGCAGCAGGAGATGGCCCTACTAACCGCAATAATGATAGTGCTGGCAGCAATGGCCGCAATGGCAGCAATGGCAGCAATGGCAGCAATGGTAATCCTCCTCCAACCAACACACAATCAGAAACTTAA
- a CDS encoding VirB4 family type IV secretion/conjugal transfer ATPase gives MFKISPSKPINSKYADREISVANFIPYKCHWNHNTLLGENNELIKVIKVGGFSFETADDEDLDIQKNIRNMLFKGLATGSLNLFFHIIRRKQNIIPEDNLNIDPNIKIKKDFTTLVDKEWKKKHQNNKAFTNELYITIIRKSKDKGVTFIENIYKNLIQKADKSAWERDMRDYYEELEEATNRLITALNNYNVKVLGVVERNGCLYSEILEFKSKIINCGASPNMFMPHMDISHYLANSRLFFGNKSIEIRNSYGSKYAGIVSIKEYGPKTMSGMLDGFLQMPFEFVLTQSFNFINRQVAITKMQMQQNRMIQAGDKAITQIAEITAALDMAMGGDIGFGEHHLTVMCIDDSLKSLENSIAMAAVEISNTGCIPIREKVNLEPCFWGQLPGNDAFIVRKATINTLNLAGFNSFHNFPVGKAKENHWGEYVTIFDTTSGTPYYFNFHLRDVGHTLIIGPTGAGKTVLMNFLCAQAQKFKCRMFFFDKDRGAEIFIRALGGVYNVISPGGGCNFNPLKLPDTSQNRTFLLDLLKLLVTVNNEPLTSEDIALLNSAINGTYKLAAHDRKFSNIAAFLGIEKPGSIASRFAMWHGNGSHAKVFDNDNDSLDFTKSKVFGFEMAELLKDSISLAPVLSYVFHKINISLDGTPTMIVLDEAWALIDNPVFAPKIKDWLKVLRKLNTFVIFATQSVEDASKSQISDTLIQQTATQIFLPNLKATDVYRSSFMLSEREYALIKTTDPSSRFFLVKQGTDAVVARINLSGMTDIINVLSGRSETILLLDEIRKEVGDNPEDWLPVFYDRVKKVN, from the coding sequence ATGTTTAAAATATCACCCAGCAAACCTATTAATTCTAAATACGCCGATAGGGAAATTTCAGTAGCAAATTTTATCCCTTATAAATGCCATTGGAATCATAACACTTTGCTAGGGGAAAATAATGAATTAATTAAAGTTATTAAAGTTGGGGGGTTTTCATTTGAAACTGCAGACGATGAAGATTTAGATATTCAAAAAAATATCCGCAATATGCTTTTCAAGGGACTTGCCACTGGTAGCCTTAATTTATTTTTTCATATTATTAGACGCAAGCAAAATATTATTCCAGAAGATAATTTAAACATTGACCCTAACATTAAGATCAAAAAGGACTTTACCACCTTAGTAGATAAAGAGTGGAAAAAGAAGCACCAGAACAATAAAGCTTTTACCAATGAACTTTACATTACTATTATCCGCAAATCAAAAGATAAAGGTGTTACTTTTATCGAAAACATTTACAAAAACCTTATTCAAAAAGCTGATAAGTCTGCTTGGGAACGCGATATGCGTGACTATTATGAAGAGCTCGAAGAAGCAACCAACAGACTAATAACGGCTCTAAATAATTACAATGTAAAAGTTTTAGGAGTAGTAGAAAGAAATGGTTGCTTATATTCTGAGATATTAGAATTTAAATCTAAAATAATTAACTGTGGGGCAAGTCCTAACATGTTCATGCCCCATATGGATATTAGTCATTATCTTGCTAATTCACGTCTCTTTTTCGGTAACAAGTCGATTGAAATTCGTAATAGTTATGGCAGCAAATATGCAGGCATAGTTAGCATTAAGGAATACGGCCCAAAAACCATGTCAGGCATGCTTGACGGCTTCTTACAAATGCCATTTGAATTTGTACTTACCCAATCATTCAACTTTATTAATAGGCAAGTAGCTATTACCAAAATGCAAATGCAGCAAAACCGTATGATTCAAGCTGGCGATAAAGCTATAACCCAGATTGCTGAAATTACTGCTGCACTAGATATGGCCATGGGAGGAGATATTGGCTTTGGAGAACACCATCTCACCGTAATGTGTATTGACGATTCTTTAAAAAGTCTTGAAAATTCTATTGCAATGGCTGCGGTTGAAATATCTAATACAGGTTGCATTCCTATTCGTGAAAAAGTCAATCTTGAACCCTGCTTTTGGGGCCAATTACCTGGCAATGATGCTTTTATAGTCAGAAAGGCGACTATTAACACTTTAAATTTAGCTGGATTTAATTCATTTCATAACTTCCCAGTAGGTAAAGCCAAAGAAAATCATTGGGGAGAATATGTTACTATTTTTGATACCACCTCAGGTACTCCATATTATTTTAATTTTCATCTAAGAGATGTAGGACATACTCTTATTATAGGACCAACTGGGGCTGGTAAGACAGTACTAATGAACTTTCTATGTGCACAAGCGCAAAAATTCAAATGTCGTATGTTCTTTTTCGACAAAGATCGTGGTGCTGAAATATTTATTAGAGCATTAGGTGGTGTTTATAATGTTATTAGCCCGGGAGGAGGATGTAATTTCAATCCTCTTAAACTTCCTGATACTTCTCAAAATCGTACATTTTTATTAGATTTACTAAAGCTATTAGTGACCGTAAATAATGAACCTCTTACTTCGGAAGATATTGCCTTACTTAACTCAGCTATTAACGGCACTTATAAATTAGCTGCTCATGATCGTAAATTTTCAAATATTGCCGCCTTTTTAGGAATCGAAAAACCTGGTAGTATTGCATCACGCTTTGCCATGTGGCATGGTAATGGCTCTCATGCTAAAGTCTTTGATAATGATAATGATTCCTTAGATTTTACCAAATCAAAAGTATTTGGCTTTGAAATGGCTGAACTACTTAAAGATAGCATTTCACTAGCTCCTGTACTTAGCTATGTGTTCCATAAAATTAACATTTCTTTAGATGGCACTCCTACCATGATAGTTTTAGATGAAGCATGGGCTTTAATTGACAACCCCGTGTTTGCGCCTAAAATTAAAGATTGGCTAAAAGTACTTAGAAAACTCAATACTTTTGTAATTTTTGCTACTCAAAGTGTAGAGGATGCCAGTAAAAGCCAGATTAGTGATACTCTTATCCAGCAAACTGCCACTCAAATTTTCTTGCCAAATTTAAAAGCTACCGATGTATACCGCTCTTCTTTTATGCTTTCCGAGCGAGAATATGCTTTAATTAAAACTACCGATCCTAGTAGTAGATTTTTCTTAGTAAAACAAGGAACCGATGCTGTGGTAGCAAGAATTAATTTAAGTGGCATGACTGACATTATTAATGTGCTATCAGGTAGATCTGAGACTATATTACTGCTAGATGAAATTAGAAAAGAAGTGGGTGACAATCCTGAAGATTGGTTGCCAGTATTTTATGACAGGGTCAAAAAGGTTAATTAA
- a CDS encoding VirB3 family type IV secretion system protein translates to MAEGKINADPLFVGLTRPTLFFGVSYNFFLLNLFINAIFFINSSSFWVLPIGIAIHGLGYALCFKEPLIIELWLIKMQKCNLCKNKMFHGANSYDPF, encoded by the coding sequence ATGGCAGAAGGCAAAATTAATGCTGACCCTCTATTTGTAGGACTCACTAGACCAACTTTATTTTTTGGGGTTAGTTATAATTTTTTTTTACTAAATTTATTTATCAACGCTATCTTTTTTATTAATTCATCAAGTTTTTGGGTTTTACCTATAGGTATAGCAATTCATGGCTTAGGTTACGCTTTATGTTTTAAGGAACCTTTGATTATTGAACTATGGCTAATAAAAATGCAAAAATGCAATTTATGTAAAAATAAAATGTTTCACGGCGCCAATTCTTATGATCCATTTTAA
- a CDS encoding cytochrome c oxidase subunit 3 — protein MEKKHPYHLVELSPWPIYSAFSLLILCVGALLFMHKHFLGNILLPGGFTLVIFGMYVWWRDVVKEALTDKAHTEPVQNGLRIGMALFILSEVMFFFAFFFAFFKSALFPVDILDGVWSAAQGTWPPKGVETFDPWHLPLFNTLILLLSGTTVTWAHYALLENNRKDFIDALTITVILGFIFTVCQTFEYLHAPFGFKDGIYASNFYMATGFHGVHVLIGTIFLATCLIRARKGQMDSQNHLGFELAAWYWHFVDVVWLFLFVFVYLWGK, from the coding sequence ATGGAAAAAAAACATCCCTATCATCTCGTTGAATTAAGCCCTTGGCCAATTTACTCAGCCTTTTCTTTATTAATTTTGTGTGTAGGGGCATTACTCTTTATGCATAAACATTTTCTGGGTAATATCTTACTTCCTGGAGGGTTTACCTTAGTAATATTTGGTATGTATGTATGGTGGCGTGATGTGGTCAAGGAAGCTCTTACTGATAAAGCTCATACTGAACCAGTACAAAACGGTTTAAGAATTGGTATGGCTTTATTTATTCTTTCTGAAGTAATGTTCTTTTTTGCTTTCTTCTTTGCTTTCTTTAAATCTGCACTTTTTCCGGTAGATATTTTAGATGGAGTCTGGAGTGCCGCACAAGGAACATGGCCACCAAAAGGGGTGGAAACTTTTGATCCATGGCATTTACCGTTATTTAACACTCTGATTTTATTGTTATCCGGTACTACGGTCACCTGGGCTCATTATGCCTTGCTAGAAAATAACCGTAAGGACTTTATTGATGCTTTAACTATTACTGTAATACTAGGATTTATCTTTACCGTATGCCAGACGTTTGAATATCTACATGCTCCGTTTGGTTTTAAAGATGGCATCTATGCTTCAAACTTCTATATGGCTACCGGATTTCATGGAGTCCATGTGCTTATAGGCACTATATTTTTAGCAACCTGCTTAATAAGAGCACGAAAAGGACAAATGGATTCACAAAATCATTTAGGTTTTGAGTTGGCCGCATGGTATTGGCATTTTGTAGACGTAGTTTGGTTATTCCTATTTGTTTTTGTATATTTATGGGGAAAATAA
- a CDS encoding cytochrome c oxidase assembly protein — MHKSSNNKILVNLLAVTFGMLLLSFATVPLYKIFCQVTGYGGTVREVFTSSDKIGTKTLRVYFDANASPSLPWRFKNEQPYITVTTGENALAFYSAENLSSNPVKAMATYNVTPQKAGKYFQKISCFCFEEQMLLGKQHVNLPVSFYIDPKIEEDPNLKEVDRITLSYTFFNISEFN, encoded by the coding sequence ATGCATAAATCAAGTAACAATAAAATACTTGTTAATTTACTAGCGGTTACATTTGGCATGTTATTATTATCATTCGCCACGGTACCACTTTACAAGATTTTTTGCCAAGTTACGGGATATGGGGGAACAGTCAGAGAAGTCTTTACTAGCTCTGATAAAATTGGCACAAAAACTTTACGGGTATATTTTGATGCTAATGCTAGTCCCAGTTTGCCATGGCGTTTTAAAAATGAACAACCTTATATTACCGTGACTACCGGCGAAAATGCTTTAGCCTTTTATAGTGCAGAAAATTTAAGTAGCAACCCAGTTAAAGCTATGGCCACTTATAATGTAACGCCTCAAAAAGCAGGAAAATATTTTCAAAAGATTAGTTGCTTTTGTTTTGAAGAACAAATGTTACTTGGCAAGCAGCATGTAAACCTTCCTGTATCATTTTATATTGACCCTAAAATAGAAGAAGATCCCAATCTTAAAGAAGTGGATAGAATAACTTTATCCTATACCTTTTTTAATATTTCTGAATTTAACTAA
- the cyoE gene encoding heme o synthase, whose translation MLSKLSTQPDYNISSNHKVSRVRDYIRLFKPGVMSLVVFSGLAGLLVAPGQIHPFIAFIAILCIAIGSGASGAINMWYDQDIDRIMKRTQMRPIPQGLITPESALEFGVCTAFLSVFLMAIVVNYTAAILLLSAILFYVFIYTLWLKRVTPQNIVIGGAAGSFPPMIGWAAVTNNIAIESIILFTIIFMWTPPHFWALALYRSEDYQKAHVPMLPVTNGIKSTKIHIFTYSIIMLLTTLLPFFIHMSGLFYFGCALSSGVYFCILSFRLLRAKDILLAPKLFGYSIIYLFFIFTALIIDHYLINF comes from the coding sequence ATGTTAAGCAAGTTAAGTACGCAACCAGATTATAATATCTCCTCAAATCATAAAGTTTCTCGTGTGAGAGACTATATCAGGCTATTTAAGCCGGGCGTTATGTCATTGGTAGTATTTAGTGGCCTAGCAGGCTTATTAGTTGCTCCAGGGCAAATCCATCCCTTTATTGCTTTTATTGCTATTTTATGCATTGCTATCGGCTCGGGTGCTAGCGGTGCTATTAATATGTGGTATGACCAAGATATTGATAGAATTATGAAACGCACCCAAATGCGTCCTATTCCACAAGGGCTTATTACTCCGGAATCGGCTTTAGAATTTGGAGTATGCACTGCATTTTTATCTGTATTTTTAATGGCAATTGTCGTCAATTACACTGCTGCAATATTATTACTAAGTGCTATTTTATTTTATGTATTTATTTATACTTTATGGTTAAAAAGAGTAACGCCGCAAAATATCGTAATTGGAGGCGCAGCAGGTTCTTTTCCACCAATGATTGGCTGGGCAGCCGTTACTAATAACATCGCTATTGAATCTATTATATTATTTACAATAATTTTTATGTGGACACCTCCACATTTTTGGGCATTAGCCCTTTATAGATCTGAAGATTATCAAAAGGCCCACGTACCTATGCTACCAGTTACTAATGGTATTAAATCAACCAAAATACATATATTTACCTATTCTATTATAATGCTTCTTACCACCCTTCTACCCTTCTTTATCCATATGAGTGGATTATTTTATTTTGGTTGCGCCCTAAGCAGTGGGGTATATTTTTGCATATTAAGCTTTAGATTGTTGAGAGCCAAAGATATACTTCTTGCCCCCAAATTGTTTGGATATTCAATTATTTATTTATTTTTTATTTTTACTGCCCTTATAATTGATCATTATCTAATAAACTTTTGA
- a CDS encoding ankyrin repeat domain-containing protein, which translates to MLLTRTEYKELYPLHYAVKYSNIKYKILRDAFKLYFSTFYQSNNEDNPIKQDLPNAQDDSGENILHVALKANRLRLAKFFIRMLGNQLDQSNKLDDTPLLVSHLKRLTKLTKLMINYNFNRESVINYNHEIPSYMKDPAMTETMEFIHRDDSISSLRSSAVHRLLSERESTTHKEHTTNLVSN; encoded by the coding sequence ATGCTACTTACTCGCACAGAATATAAAGAACTTTATCCGTTACATTATGCCGTAAAATATAGCAACATAAAATATAAAATACTTAGAGATGCTTTTAAGCTCTACTTCTCAACCTTCTATCAATCTAATAATGAAGATAACCCCATTAAACAAGACCTACCAAATGCACAAGATGATTCAGGAGAAAATATATTACATGTAGCTTTAAAAGCTAACCGGCTTAGGCTCGCAAAATTCTTCATTCGTATGCTAGGAAATCAATTAGATCAATCAAATAAATTAGATGACACCCCATTATTAGTTAGCCATCTCAAGCGATTGACTAAGCTTACAAAGTTAATGATCAATTATAACTTTAATCGCGAATCTGTTATAAATTATAATCACGAGATACCCTCTTATATGAAAGACCCTGCGATGACAGAAACAATGGAATTCATTCACAGGGATGATAGCATATCATCCCTCCGATCAAGCGCCGTACATAGATTGCTGAGCGAAAGAGAAAGCACAACTCATAAAGAGCACACTACAAACCTAGTAAGCAACTAA